From a single Bacteroidota bacterium genomic region:
- a CDS encoding alpha/beta hydrolase — MNKAAASTPVTPQVILLHGAGLGSWIWDAVTPNLSLPCKALNLPGRSGAANLSRIGLQSAIDAVASQSTAHTVIVGHSFSAAVALGVASQYPGSVAGIVLVGGVVSESGKSFLSNLPLPMRAFLGTYIRLSRKGVKLPASLIEAEYCNDLPATTRDNVLSNITPEVPRYYLDKLDWHLPSDIPCHYVKLLQDTSLSLPQQDQFGSRLPGASVETLPTGHLPMLAKPEQTALLLNRLCNQMLDVTQSPAMAI; from the coding sequence AAGTCATTTTGCTACACGGCGCCGGCCTCGGCAGCTGGATTTGGGATGCCGTAACGCCTAACCTCTCCCTTCCTTGCAAAGCGCTCAACTTGCCAGGGCGTTCGGGAGCAGCAAATCTTTCACGCATCGGTCTCCAGAGCGCGATTGATGCGGTTGCTTCGCAGTCAACTGCGCATACGGTGATCGTTGGTCACTCTTTCAGCGCTGCCGTTGCGCTGGGTGTTGCATCGCAATACCCGGGATCTGTTGCCGGCATTGTGCTTGTTGGCGGTGTGGTATCTGAAAGTGGCAAATCATTTCTATCCAACCTCCCCCTGCCCATGCGTGCTTTTCTTGGCACCTACATCAGACTTTCCCGCAAAGGGGTCAAACTCCCGGCATCGCTTATTGAGGCTGAATATTGTAATGACTTGCCGGCAACAACCAGAGACAACGTATTGTCAAATATCACCCCTGAAGTGCCGCGGTATTATCTAGACAAACTCGATTGGCACCTCCCTTCAGACATCCCATGCCACTATGTAAAACTGCTCCAGGACACGAGTTTGAGTCTGCCCCAGCAGGACCAGTTTGGAAGCCGGCTACCCGGCGCTTCAGTCGAGACTTTGCCTACCGGGCATTTGCCCATGCTCGCCAAGCCCGAGCAAACGGCATTGCTCCTAAACCGGCTGTGCAACCAGATGCTCGACGTAACCCAATCCCCCGCGATGGCCATCTAG
- a CDS encoding alpha/beta hydrolase codes for MSILCLLMRAFAVQTAGATDDVEHKYADNNGVKIHYAAMGEGPLIVFIHGFPDYWYSWHYQMEALKDTYRVVALDTRGYNKSDKPEKQEDYDMRLLVQDVAAVIQAEGEEKAIIVGHDWGGVIAWNFVMALPQMAEQLVIVNLPHPRGITRELANNPEQQANSQYARNFQQPNSHENLSPEILAGIVTQDDESRARYTEAFSNSSINGMMNYYRQNYPRVDVEAAPPEMPNVTVPVLQFHGLDDKALHHHGLNNTWEWLDKDYTLVTIPNVGHWAHHEVPELVTETMIWWLKMRN; via the coding sequence ATGAGTATCTTGTGTTTGCTGATGCGTGCGTTTGCGGTGCAAACAGCCGGAGCAACTGACGACGTTGAACACAAATACGCTGACAACAATGGCGTTAAAATTCACTACGCCGCCATGGGTGAGGGGCCGCTCATCGTTTTTATCCATGGCTTCCCCGACTACTGGTACTCATGGCATTACCAGATGGAGGCATTAAAAGATACTTACCGTGTTGTAGCACTCGATACGAGGGGGTACAACAAAAGTGACAAGCCAGAAAAGCAGGAAGACTACGACATGCGCCTGCTTGTGCAAGATGTTGCCGCCGTCATACAGGCGGAAGGTGAGGAAAAGGCCATCATTGTGGGGCACGACTGGGGTGGGGTCATAGCCTGGAATTTTGTGATGGCCCTGCCACAGATGGCGGAGCAATTGGTGATTGTCAACTTACCCCACCCACGAGGCATTACACGTGAACTGGCGAATAATCCTGAACAACAGGCCAATTCGCAATACGCGAGGAATTTCCAACAACCCAATTCCCACGAAAATTTGTCGCCTGAAATACTGGCCGGCATTGTAACCCAGGATGACGAATCGCGGGCCCGGTATACGGAAGCCTTTTCCAATTCAAGTATTAACGGGATGATGAATTACTACCGGCAAAATTACCCGAGGGTAGACGTTGAGGCAGCGCCCCCTGAAATGCCCAATGTCACGGTGCCGGTACTACAGTTTCACGGACTCGACGATAAGGCGTTGCATCACCATGGCCTAAACAATACCTGGGAGTGGCTGGACAAGGATTATACGCTGGTCACCATTCCAAACGTTGGCCACTGGGCCCACCACGAAGTGCCCGAACTTGTTACCGAAACCATGATCTGGTGGCTCAAAATGCGTAATTGA
- a CDS encoding class I SAM-dependent methyltransferase: protein MTSFKEYVASNKEAWERTANKYEADIEQDVAFLRNGGINQLEAERRILGDLAGVQCAIHLQCSHGLDALSLLNMGVREVVGVDISKEMLGQAQRKSEALGAPAQWIESDVLSVPASLNHTADLVYTGRGALPWVHDLDAWAGVVVRLLKPGGRLFVHEGHPLTWVWHPEANTYQLDPGGRGYFDTRARPNEDFPAAATAQYTPEGEAVPTAWEWQWTIGEVVTAVVKAGLLIEHLEEHADHFWDQYPDVAPEMSARLPHTYSLLARVPGP from the coding sequence ATGACTTCATTTAAGGAATACGTAGCATCCAACAAGGAGGCATGGGAACGTACAGCAAACAAGTACGAAGCCGACATCGAGCAAGACGTCGCCTTCCTGCGCAACGGCGGGATAAACCAACTCGAAGCTGAACGGCGGATTCTTGGCGACCTCGCAGGTGTACAATGTGCCATTCATCTGCAGTGCTCTCATGGGCTCGACGCCCTATCGCTCTTAAACATGGGCGTTCGGGAAGTGGTAGGCGTAGACATCAGCAAAGAAATGTTAGGGCAGGCGCAGCGTAAATCCGAAGCCCTTGGGGCGCCGGCGCAATGGATAGAAAGTGATGTACTTTCTGTGCCAGCGTCACTCAACCACACCGCAGATCTCGTATACACAGGCCGCGGCGCCCTGCCCTGGGTACATGACCTGGATGCATGGGCGGGTGTTGTTGTCCGATTGCTAAAGCCGGGCGGACGCTTGTTTGTGCACGAAGGCCACCCGCTCACCTGGGTGTGGCATCCGGAGGCAAATACCTACCAACTGGATCCAGGTGGCCGCGGGTATTTCGACACGCGCGCACGGCCCAATGAAGATTTTCCGGCAGCGGCCACTGCGCAATACACCCCGGAAGGCGAGGCAGTACCAACAGCCTGGGAATGGCAATGGACCATCGGCGAAGTGGTGACCGCCGTAGTGAAAGCCGGCTTGTTGATTGAGCACCTTGAAGAGCACGCTGATCACTTCTGGGACCAGTATCCAGATGTCGCCCCAGAGATGTCGGCACGACTGCCCCACA